In Saccharolobus solfataricus, a genomic segment contains:
- a CDS encoding AAA family ATPase: MWFIYGRPTNNPFGREKEIESLLGLYKLGQPVGLIGPRRIGKTSLLLASLEHSSFPYSLISAEEFVRGEKGFDFAEFLSAYITSVTSTIYSKANYKIILEKGKSYLKQLRDLLGQVKVTFNIPELYSTIELTLDKAEKKKYLEKEFRDALDLPQILSEKFGLQRVVIAIDEFQYLRLAKQSIPGIFHIMRSKWQFHKNVTYVISGSLIGMMMELLSSRNQPFYQFFYLMKVNPFDRKTSIEFLRKGFEVNNLDVKSEEIELIVDQVDGFPAWLNLVGIKIVTEKRSANEVINSLVKDINLVTALENDLKRLSPTARAVLKNLASLGGAGSPKDLGLDLLTVTRGLKQLMNYGLVEKEGRGIYRIVDPILIKYLVSQP; encoded by the coding sequence TTGTGGTTCATTTACGGGAGACCAACAAATAATCCATTCGGTAGAGAAAAGGAAATAGAATCTTTATTAGGATTGTATAAATTAGGCCAACCCGTAGGTTTAATAGGACCAAGAAGAATAGGTAAAACTTCACTTCTTTTGGCATCCCTTGAACACTCGTCATTTCCATATTCCTTGATTTCGGCAGAGGAATTCGTTAGAGGAGAAAAGGGATTTGACTTTGCGGAATTTCTTTCAGCTTATATCACTAGTGTTACGAGTACGATTTACTCTAAAGCTAATTATAAGATAATATTGGAAAAAGGAAAAAGCTATCTGAAGCAGTTAAGGGATTTACTGGGACAAGTAAAGGTAACTTTCAACATACCAGAACTCTATTCTACAATAGAGTTGACTTTAGATAAGGCAGAGAAGAAAAAGTATTTAGAAAAAGAATTCCGTGACGCGCTAGATCTACCTCAAATACTTTCAGAGAAATTTGGTTTGCAAAGAGTCGTTATTGCAATTGATGAATTTCAATATTTACGCTTAGCCAAACAATCAATACCTGGGATATTCCACATAATGCGAAGTAAATGGCAGTTCCATAAAAATGTAACATACGTAATTTCTGGTTCTCTTATTGGAATGATGATGGAATTATTAAGCTCAAGAAATCAACCTTTCTATCAATTCTTCTACTTAATGAAAGTAAACCCATTTGATAGGAAGACATCAATAGAATTCTTAAGAAAAGGATTTGAGGTGAATAATTTGGACGTAAAGAGCGAGGAAATAGAGCTAATTGTAGATCAAGTGGATGGATTTCCTGCATGGCTCAACTTGGTTGGAATAAAAATTGTAACTGAAAAAAGAAGTGCTAATGAAGTCATAAATTCGTTAGTCAAAGACATAAACTTAGTAACAGCGTTAGAGAATGACTTGAAGAGATTATCCCCAACGGCAAGAGCTGTCTTAAAGAATTTGGCCAGCTTAGGAGGAGCTGGAAGTCCTAAAGACTTAGGTCTGGATTTATTGACTGTAACTAGGGGTCTAAAACAATTAATGAATTATGGCTTAGTTGAAAAGGAAGGAAGGGGAATTTATAGAATAGTTGATCCAATTCTAATAAAATACTTGGTGAGTCAACCTTGA
- the speB gene encoding agmatinase gives MRQLDALKSPRFTQISTFGRLPICEKNEEIKAAFLGIPFDDAVTYRPGARFGPMGIRQGSRLLRPYNQFLDTYPFDKLNACDMGDINVIPGYIEDTMNAIQTSLYEIISSKNLVPFIAGGDHSITLPILRTLYKKFGKINIVHFDSHYDFWDSYWGKKYTHGTWLRRAIEEGLIKEAVQGGIRASTFSKEDLRDKERLGIRSFTIRDLKYNLDTVIREINSLSGPTHVSIDIDVVDPAFAPGTGTPEVGGLTSFEIIEIVRKLRFDKLVGFDVVEVAPPYDMSEITAMLAANIIYEGMSVLSLNL, from the coding sequence ATGAGACAATTAGACGCGTTAAAATCTCCACGTTTCACACAAATTTCTACCTTTGGTAGGTTACCAATTTGTGAAAAAAATGAGGAGATAAAGGCTGCATTTTTAGGAATACCTTTTGATGACGCTGTAACTTACAGACCTGGAGCCAGATTTGGACCTATGGGAATAAGGCAAGGATCTAGATTGTTAAGACCCTATAATCAATTCTTAGATACTTATCCTTTTGATAAGCTTAACGCTTGTGATATGGGAGATATAAATGTTATTCCAGGGTATATTGAAGACACAATGAACGCAATACAAACTAGCCTCTACGAAATAATATCATCGAAAAATCTAGTACCTTTTATTGCTGGTGGAGATCATTCGATTACGTTACCCATTTTAAGGACCTTATATAAAAAGTTTGGGAAAATAAATATCGTACACTTTGATTCTCATTACGATTTCTGGGATTCCTATTGGGGAAAGAAATATACACATGGCACGTGGTTGAGGAGAGCAATCGAGGAAGGCCTAATTAAAGAAGCGGTACAAGGAGGGATTAGAGCCTCAACTTTCTCAAAGGAAGATCTGAGGGATAAGGAAAGATTGGGAATTAGGAGCTTTACAATTAGAGATTTAAAGTATAATTTAGACACTGTAATTAGAGAGATAAATTCCCTATCTGGTCCAACACACGTCTCAATTGATATAGATGTTGTAGATCCGGCATTTGCTCCCGGGACTGGTACACCTGAAGTTGGAGGCCTCACCAGTTTTGAAATTATTGAAATAGTTAGAAAGTTAAGATTTGATAAGCTAGTTGGATTTGATGTTGTAGAGGTTGCGCCACCATATGATATGAGCGAAATTACAGCAATGTTGGCCGCAAATATCATCTATGAAGGAATGAGCGTACTTTCATTAAATCTTTAA
- a CDS encoding uracil-DNA glycosylase translates to MENFISRLIACDKCPRLTQYRKSFPDNYWKKPVPPNGQIDAEIVIVGLAPAGNGGNRTGRMFTGDESSNNLANALYAVGLSNQPFSVSKDDGLKLFNVYITSAVKCAPPQNKPNKDEIINCSVFLEEEVRILKNTKVYIALGKIAWDSLIYVFKKIGYNVPNVRFYHGALVKVVKPDMSIIWLVGSYHPSPRNMKTGRLTINMLIEIFNTAKMLVNTKK, encoded by the coding sequence GTGGAAAACTTCATATCTAGACTAATTGCGTGTGACAAATGCCCTAGACTCACACAGTATAGAAAATCCTTTCCCGACAACTATTGGAAAAAGCCTGTTCCACCAAACGGTCAAATTGATGCAGAAATAGTAATTGTAGGTTTAGCTCCTGCAGGAAACGGAGGAAATAGGACTGGAAGAATGTTTACCGGGGATGAAAGTTCAAACAATCTAGCCAACGCATTATATGCAGTTGGACTTTCAAATCAACCATTTTCAGTATCCAAAGATGATGGCTTGAAACTGTTTAACGTTTATATAACCTCTGCAGTGAAATGTGCACCTCCACAAAATAAACCCAATAAGGACGAGATAATTAACTGTTCAGTATTCTTGGAAGAGGAGGTAAGAATACTAAAAAACACAAAGGTCTATATAGCATTGGGTAAAATTGCGTGGGATTCCCTCATTTACGTTTTTAAGAAAATTGGCTATAATGTTCCTAACGTTAGATTTTATCACGGTGCTTTAGTGAAGGTTGTAAAACCAGATATGTCAATAATATGGTTAGTAGGAAGTTATCATCCAAGTCCGAGGAACATGAAGACCGGCAGATTAACTATAAATATGCTGATTGAAATATTCAATACTGCTAAGATGTTAGTTAACACCAAGAAGTAA
- a CDS encoding carbonic anhydrase: MSIFTVMRLVVSCMDRRLNSYIKKKYQDAIVLRNAGANVNSLLMSLEKFNNKVDEVILLPHTDCGAMKVVYSSLKEGKKITSLVEEKLVSQFSSKKFSSLSELERLNMEIQEENLKRIFGDKVRAELVDVNKIEIPPSNDPYMVYVTVPSQLVRLSSNIYHISAEDKEIWDSLDIAVYAMNITKIISQNDKLAEKIRNMYPSVTVSTASF, translated from the coding sequence ATGTCTATATTTACTGTGATGAGGTTAGTTGTTTCTTGCATGGATAGGAGATTAAATTCCTATATCAAGAAAAAATACCAGGATGCAATAGTTCTTAGAAATGCTGGGGCTAACGTTAATTCACTCTTAATGTCACTAGAAAAGTTCAACAATAAAGTTGATGAAGTCATTCTCTTGCCCCATACTGATTGTGGGGCAATGAAAGTCGTTTATTCCTCCTTAAAAGAAGGAAAGAAGATAACGTCGCTTGTCGAGGAGAAGTTAGTAAGTCAATTTAGCTCAAAGAAATTTAGTTCCCTTTCAGAATTAGAAAGATTAAATATGGAGATTCAAGAGGAAAATCTGAAAAGAATATTTGGAGATAAAGTAAGAGCTGAGTTAGTAGATGTGAACAAGATAGAAATACCTCCTTCTAATGATCCTTACATGGTTTATGTGACTGTTCCTTCTCAGTTAGTAAGGCTGAGTTCAAATATTTATCATATTTCAGCTGAGGATAAAGAAATCTGGGATAGTTTAGATATAGCGGTTTATGCTATGAATATAACTAAAATTATAAGCCAGAACGACAAATTGGCTGAAAAGATAAGAAACATGTATCCTTCAGTTACCGTCTCTACTGCTTCTTTCTAA
- a CDS encoding DUF433 domain-containing protein: protein MELPGYDYIIVYKDIHFGRPFIAGTLIRPENVLYELAKDKTFDEVSKAFYNQINFKQIRECIKYAIDVMKILKYYKKVKPKVPRRLKRKLGPTNYTFIDKDDDNNSSKYDPKIKNSSTKVVDVLNKLYEGKEISQVAEELNIPKEAVIESILYSASLVDDFHLSLSAFEDPASVVIESFNYIRKKQ, encoded by the coding sequence GTGGAGCTTCCAGGTTATGATTATATCATAGTATATAAGGATATCCATTTTGGGAGACCTTTTATAGCGGGAACGTTAATTAGACCAGAGAACGTACTATATGAACTTGCAAAAGATAAAACATTTGATGAAGTTTCAAAGGCGTTTTACAATCAAATAAACTTTAAACAAATTAGGGAGTGCATAAAATACGCCATCGACGTAATGAAAATATTAAAATATTATAAGAAAGTTAAGCCAAAAGTTCCTAGACGATTAAAGAGAAAATTAGGACCTACAAACTACACTTTCATAGATAAGGATGATGACAATAATAGTAGTAAATATGATCCTAAAATAAAAAATTCTAGCACGAAAGTAGTGGATGTTCTAAATAAGCTTTATGAGGGAAAGGAAATTTCACAAGTGGCTGAGGAGCTTAATATACCCAAAGAGGCAGTAATTGAATCAATTCTTTACTCCGCTTCACTTGTAGATGATTTTCACTTATCGTTATCGGCGTTTGAGGATCCTGCTTCAGTAGTAATAGAATCTTTTAACTACATTAGAAAGAAGCAGTAG
- a CDS encoding M20/M25/M40 family metallo-hydrolase: MDEELYTLIEFLKKPSISATGEGIDETANYLKETVEKLLGVKANLEKTKGHPVVYAEINVNAKKTLLIYNHYDVQPVDPISEWKRAPFSATIENDRIYARGASDNKGTLMARLFAIKHLLDKNELNVNVKLLYEGEEEIGSVNLEDYIEKNTNKLKADSVIMEGAGLDPKGRPQIVLGVKGLLYVELVLDYGTKDLHSSNAPLVRNPCIDLAKIISTLVDMGGRVLIEGFYDDVRELTEEERELIKKYDIDVEELKKALGFKELKYNEKEKIAEALLTYPTCNVDGFECGYTGKGSKTIVPHRAFAKLDFRLVPNQDPYKVFELLKKHLQKAGFNGEILAHGFEYPVRTSVNSTVVKAMIESAKKVYGTEPQVIPNSAGTQPMGLFVYKLGIRDAVSAIGAGGYYSNAHAPNENIKIDDYYKAIKHTEEFLKLYPIL; encoded by the coding sequence GTGGACGAGGAACTTTATACTTTAATTGAATTTCTAAAGAAACCCTCCATATCTGCAACTGGAGAGGGAATAGATGAAACAGCAAACTATCTTAAGGAAACTGTTGAGAAGTTATTAGGTGTAAAGGCGAATCTTGAGAAGACTAAAGGTCATCCCGTAGTATACGCTGAAATTAACGTTAATGCCAAAAAGACACTACTTATTTACAACCATTATGATGTCCAACCGGTGGATCCAATAAGTGAGTGGAAAAGAGCGCCCTTTTCAGCAACAATTGAAAATGATAGAATTTACGCTAGGGGAGCCTCTGACAATAAAGGAACATTAATGGCAAGACTATTTGCTATTAAACACTTACTAGATAAGAACGAATTAAATGTTAACGTGAAGTTACTTTACGAGGGAGAAGAGGAAATAGGTAGTGTGAATTTGGAGGACTATATCGAAAAGAATACAAATAAACTGAAGGCAGACTCAGTCATAATGGAGGGAGCTGGCTTAGACCCCAAAGGAAGGCCACAAATAGTACTAGGGGTAAAAGGATTATTATACGTTGAACTAGTTCTTGACTATGGAACTAAAGATCTACACTCTTCTAATGCACCATTAGTCAGAAATCCATGCATAGATCTAGCTAAGATAATATCTACATTGGTAGACATGGGAGGAAGAGTGTTAATTGAAGGGTTTTATGATGACGTGAGAGAATTAACAGAAGAGGAAAGAGAGCTAATAAAGAAATACGATATCGATGTAGAGGAATTAAAGAAGGCGTTAGGGTTTAAGGAATTAAAGTATAATGAAAAGGAAAAGATTGCTGAGGCATTACTAACTTACCCAACATGTAATGTTGATGGGTTCGAATGCGGGTATACTGGAAAGGGTAGCAAAACTATCGTACCACATAGAGCATTTGCAAAATTAGATTTTAGGCTAGTACCTAATCAAGATCCATATAAAGTTTTCGAGTTACTGAAAAAACACCTTCAAAAGGCTGGTTTCAATGGGGAGATATTAGCACATGGCTTTGAATATCCTGTTAGAACTTCGGTTAACTCTACAGTAGTCAAAGCAATGATAGAATCCGCTAAAAAAGTATATGGTACTGAACCACAAGTAATTCCTAATTCAGCCGGCACTCAACCCATGGGGTTGTTTGTGTATAAGCTAGGGATAAGGGATGCAGTTAGCGCAATAGGTGCTGGAGGATATTACTCAAATGCTCATGCACCCAATGAAAACATTAAGATAGATGACTATTATAAAGCTATAAAACATACCGAGGAATTTCTAAAATTATACCCAATACTATAA
- a CDS encoding 4-hydroxyphenylacetate 3-hydroxylase family protein: MVLRTGEEYVNAIRHRNKVEIYVMGKEVKDVTEHPFLKPSVLAFKATYDAAHEEDSESLARAWSSFINEEVNRFTHIHRSPEDLAAKVKLLRKISHKTGACFQRCVGWDALNAIYVTSRLMAERGKKEYYERFVEYLKYVQKNDVALAGAMTDVKGIRTLRPHEQPHAYLRVTQVTKDGIYVSGAKANITGIGAAEEIVVMPTRAMSEKDMDFAVAFSIPLDTEGIKVIIGRQVNDGRRLEEGEIDGLPYRTNHEGLVIFDNVFVPMERVFMLGDWQMSGILVEIFSSYHRQGYGGCKSGLGDVIIGAAYNLAKQIGVEKAPHIQNKLNEMVLLNENMYGSGIAASLDAVKLCEDGCWWVNPMFANVTKQLVTRFPYEITKFSTDIAGGIIGTAPSEWDLKNPKLKPYIEKYLQGMMDYSTEDRLRMVRLLENVGFSVAFLIESVHGAGSPEAQRIAINRVYDYEYAEKIAKYLSQIEKRIDFKENAEPWRKTDTEKIASSG, from the coding sequence ATGGTTCTAAGAACTGGGGAAGAGTACGTTAATGCAATTAGGCATAGAAATAAGGTTGAAATTTACGTTATGGGGAAGGAAGTAAAGGATGTAACAGAGCATCCTTTCTTAAAGCCTTCAGTACTTGCATTTAAAGCAACTTATGATGCAGCCCATGAAGAGGATAGTGAATCTTTAGCTAGAGCATGGAGTTCCTTCATTAATGAAGAGGTAAATAGATTCACCCATATCCATAGATCTCCAGAGGATTTGGCAGCTAAGGTTAAACTTCTGAGAAAGATCAGTCATAAAACGGGAGCGTGTTTCCAAAGGTGTGTAGGGTGGGACGCTCTAAATGCAATATACGTTACCTCTAGACTAATGGCGGAAAGGGGTAAAAAGGAGTATTATGAGAGATTTGTGGAATATTTGAAATATGTACAAAAGAATGATGTAGCGTTAGCTGGAGCCATGACCGATGTTAAAGGTATAAGAACGTTGAGACCTCATGAGCAACCTCATGCTTATTTAAGAGTAACCCAGGTTACTAAAGACGGTATTTACGTTTCTGGTGCTAAGGCGAATATAACTGGAATAGGAGCTGCTGAAGAAATTGTGGTTATGCCAACTAGAGCGATGAGTGAGAAAGATATGGATTTTGCGGTAGCTTTTTCTATACCATTAGATACTGAGGGTATTAAAGTTATAATAGGAAGGCAAGTTAATGATGGGAGAAGGTTAGAAGAAGGGGAGATAGATGGATTACCCTACCGTACCAATCATGAGGGCTTGGTAATATTTGATAACGTCTTCGTTCCAATGGAAAGAGTGTTTATGTTAGGGGATTGGCAGATGAGCGGAATCCTAGTTGAAATTTTCAGCTCTTATCATAGGCAAGGTTATGGAGGTTGTAAGTCGGGATTGGGGGATGTGATAATTGGTGCAGCATATAATTTAGCTAAGCAAATTGGAGTCGAAAAAGCTCCACATATTCAGAATAAGCTAAATGAAATGGTTTTATTGAATGAGAACATGTATGGAAGTGGCATTGCTGCCAGTCTAGATGCAGTTAAGTTATGTGAAGATGGCTGCTGGTGGGTTAATCCCATGTTTGCAAACGTTACTAAGCAATTAGTCACGAGATTTCCTTATGAAATTACTAAGTTTTCAACTGATATTGCAGGAGGTATAATAGGTACTGCTCCAAGTGAGTGGGATTTGAAAAACCCTAAACTTAAACCATATATTGAGAAGTACCTACAAGGTATGATGGACTATAGTACGGAAGATAGGCTAAGAATGGTAAGATTATTAGAAAATGTAGGCTTTAGTGTGGCGTTTCTAATTGAATCGGTTCATGGAGCAGGTAGCCCAGAAGCTCAGAGAATTGCCATAAATAGGGTCTACGACTATGAATATGCTGAGAAGATTGCTAAATACTTGTCGCAAATAGAGAAGAGAATTGACTTTAAAGAAAATGCAGAGCCTTGGAGGAAGACAGACACGGAGAAGATAGCTAGTAGTGGCTGA
- a CDS encoding CBS domain-containing protein, with product MKVIDIANPIVITIFPESSLKEAIDILSNNPSGRIVVLKEEKPIGIVSTRDVVASFSEYGTNIYDLKVKDIMSKDLVIVSPNDDVNHVVRIMLMNNIGGIPVVDNNVIVGIFTEREILKLIASSMFSGLVDSVMSSNIISIGEENTIMDAAKLMVMNNVRRLPVFSKDNRLVGIITAADIVKYLAKNKNIGKVLDAGTKNPITINRYYSILNAAKLMIEKRIGTLLVMENQKLVGIVTERDLMYAYINIA from the coding sequence ATGAAAGTGATTGATATAGCTAACCCTATTGTAATAACTATTTTCCCAGAATCCTCCTTAAAGGAGGCTATCGATATACTTTCCAATAATCCATCTGGTAGAATTGTTGTTTTAAAGGAGGAAAAGCCTATTGGAATTGTTTCTACTAGGGATGTTGTTGCTTCTTTCAGCGAATATGGGACTAATATATATGATTTAAAGGTAAAGGATATAATGAGTAAAGATTTAGTTATTGTCTCGCCTAATGATGATGTCAATCATGTAGTTAGGATAATGTTAATGAACAATATTGGAGGAATTCCAGTAGTTGATAATAACGTTATCGTGGGTATTTTTACCGAAAGAGAGATTTTGAAACTGATAGCGTCCTCAATGTTCTCTGGATTAGTAGATTCCGTAATGTCAAGTAACATAATATCCATAGGTGAGGAGAACACAATAATGGATGCTGCCAAACTAATGGTGATGAATAACGTGAGGAGACTGCCAGTGTTTAGCAAAGATAACAGGCTCGTTGGTATAATTACTGCAGCTGATATAGTCAAATATCTAGCTAAAAATAAAAATATAGGAAAAGTTCTAGATGCTGGAACTAAAAATCCAATAACTATAAACAGATATTATAGTATACTGAATGCGGCTAAATTAATGATAGAAAAGAGAATAGGTACACTACTAGTTATGGAAAATCAAAAATTGGTAGGAATAGTTACTGAAAGAGACCTTATGTATGCGTACATAAATATAGCATAA
- the treH1 gene encoding alpha,alpha-trehalase TreH1 produces MKTLGFISNQITSALIDLSSIVWFPVPKFDSPSVFTRLLDEDGGEFSILPEGQEIIAVKQEYVYPLVLMTAIRTKQGEISITDLIPLGETVIIRKVESEIPFKVVFKPRFYYSLYKPIIDGNRFVNPRGRDCMAFLYDFSGEVKRSGNYVWNFSNGKGYLIANYASDVKHGVFSERGSTLNAIYERSFENTINYWKSIDVKDAKSFNDLYKASIYTMLGSIYAPSGGVIAAPTTSLPEVEGGKRNWDYRFAWVRDSSIIAEALLEAGSIVEARRIINFLLSLINFSSKPFYYPLYTIEGTIPPPERELRWLSGYKNSKPVRIGNGASSQIQLDIEGFFISALYKYVKMTNDQVFLKDVFSKVKYIGDWISENWSLKDSGIWEDRGSPQHYTHSKIMMWIALDKIGKLANLIGYADIWAKEREKLRNWIFTNCVKNNYFIRYCGNTDDVDSSLLSAPLYGFIEVSDSTFINTLTKIENDLKTDVFVKRYKTDFMGEAKHPFLLTTVWLARVYMRLGKIDSAIEILNKINKVSRELHLVGEHVDVEKGEFTGNFPQIFVHAQLVIAIKELNDTLTDKNII; encoded by the coding sequence ATGAAAACACTTGGATTCATCTCAAATCAGATAACATCAGCCCTAATTGATTTATCTTCAATTGTTTGGTTTCCAGTTCCTAAGTTCGACTCCCCGTCAGTGTTCACTAGGTTGTTAGATGAAGATGGAGGAGAGTTTTCTATATTACCAGAAGGACAAGAAATAATAGCTGTTAAACAAGAATATGTTTATCCATTAGTATTAATGACTGCCATACGTACTAAACAAGGCGAAATAAGTATTACTGATCTCATACCATTGGGTGAAACAGTAATTATAAGAAAGGTTGAATCGGAAATTCCTTTTAAGGTCGTGTTTAAACCTAGATTCTATTATTCTCTATACAAGCCCATAATCGATGGTAATAGATTTGTAAATCCAAGAGGAAGGGATTGTATGGCGTTTCTTTACGACTTTTCGGGCGAGGTCAAAAGATCTGGAAATTATGTTTGGAATTTTAGTAATGGGAAAGGATATTTAATAGCCAACTATGCCTCTGACGTTAAACATGGGGTTTTCAGTGAAAGGGGTTCAACGTTAAATGCCATATATGAAAGATCGTTTGAAAATACGATAAACTATTGGAAAAGTATTGATGTGAAAGACGCTAAATCATTTAATGACCTTTATAAGGCATCCATATATACAATGCTAGGCTCTATTTATGCGCCTTCTGGAGGAGTAATTGCAGCTCCTACAACTTCTTTACCAGAAGTTGAAGGTGGAAAGAGAAATTGGGATTATAGATTTGCATGGGTAAGAGATTCTTCGATCATAGCTGAAGCCTTGTTAGAAGCTGGATCCATTGTAGAAGCTAGAAGAATAATAAACTTCTTACTTTCGCTCATAAATTTCTCGTCAAAGCCATTTTACTATCCCCTATATACGATAGAGGGCACAATTCCTCCCCCTGAGAGGGAATTACGATGGCTATCTGGATACAAGAACTCTAAACCAGTAAGAATAGGAAACGGAGCTTCTTCTCAGATTCAATTAGATATTGAAGGATTTTTCATTTCGGCTCTTTATAAATATGTAAAGATGACTAATGATCAAGTGTTTCTGAAAGACGTTTTTAGTAAAGTGAAGTACATTGGGGATTGGATATCAGAGAATTGGAGCTTAAAAGATTCTGGTATTTGGGAGGATAGGGGGAGTCCTCAACACTATACTCACTCTAAAATTATGATGTGGATAGCACTAGATAAAATAGGGAAACTAGCAAACTTAATCGGATATGCGGACATTTGGGCTAAAGAGAGGGAAAAGCTTAGAAACTGGATATTCACTAACTGTGTAAAGAACAATTATTTTATCAGATATTGTGGGAATACTGATGACGTAGATTCATCATTATTATCAGCACCATTGTATGGGTTCATTGAAGTTAGTGATAGTACATTTATTAATACACTAACGAAAATCGAAAACGATCTAAAAACCGACGTATTTGTGAAAAGATACAAAACTGATTTCATGGGAGAAGCTAAACACCCATTTTTGTTGACTACAGTGTGGCTTGCTAGAGTTTATATGAGATTAGGAAAAATAGATAGTGCTATAGAAATCTTGAATAAGATCAATAAGGTTTCAAGAGAACTACATTTAGTAGGTGAACACGTTGATGTGGAAAAAGGGGAGTTTACGGGTAACTTTCCTCAGATTTTTGTTCATGCGCAATTGGTAATTGCAATAAAAGAGCTTAACGACACGTTAACTGATAAAAATATTATATAG
- a CDS encoding Nre family DNA repair protein, which translates to MIRPELCIRCRGAKYLCGLSYCPIIVNTKTVRVNFKEVYGSSPPSVFVGRFSYPKITVYPSAPPILGDTSKFEDSKYWLNADLSEFLSMRLSLVRGGVKYHKDDARLPDRFLLDIQSITISSRPVELDLRLKRIPSGGILDESLPPLGPSAPLEKLEIATLPPPLAVVEKVYVDNDMRAKDGIMKLYNAGIDVEKISRILSIGGIGKERKLVPTRWSITAVDKAISDTLIENIKNYDTIDKVEVYFRKYNKNLFIAILLPRDWSFEWGEAWYPGSTWNKFGNYVDIEVDNERYHGRSDYPEIGGCYYASRLGVTEFLASRKRQATAILWREIYEGFNLPVGVWFVRENVKEMFKGKPVVFDDISTALNFVKRLLRSDLKQWLSKSLLSFNTIDKWLK; encoded by the coding sequence GTGATAAGGCCAGAGTTATGCATAAGATGTAGAGGGGCAAAGTATCTTTGCGGTCTTTCATACTGTCCAATCATAGTTAATACTAAAACGGTAAGAGTAAATTTCAAGGAGGTATATGGTTCTTCCCCACCATCCGTCTTTGTAGGTAGATTTAGTTATCCCAAAATTACAGTTTATCCCTCTGCCCCACCAATTTTAGGGGATACGAGTAAGTTTGAAGATTCCAAATATTGGCTCAATGCTGACTTAAGTGAGTTCTTATCAATGAGGCTTTCCTTAGTGAGAGGTGGTGTCAAATATCACAAAGATGATGCAAGACTACCAGATAGGTTTTTACTAGATATTCAGAGTATAACAATATCATCGAGACCAGTTGAATTGGATTTAAGGCTGAAGAGAATACCTTCTGGAGGTATTTTAGATGAAAGTCTGCCACCTCTAGGTCCTTCAGCACCATTGGAAAAGCTTGAGATAGCCACATTGCCTCCTCCCTTAGCAGTAGTAGAGAAGGTTTATGTTGATAACGATATGAGGGCAAAAGATGGTATAATGAAATTATATAATGCAGGGATTGACGTAGAAAAAATATCCAGGATATTAAGTATTGGTGGAATTGGAAAGGAAAGAAAATTAGTACCTACTAGATGGAGTATAACAGCAGTGGATAAGGCTATTTCCGATACTCTAATTGAGAATATAAAGAATTATGACACGATAGACAAGGTTGAAGTTTATTTCAGAAAATATAATAAGAATCTTTTCATCGCAATTCTTCTTCCTAGAGATTGGAGCTTTGAATGGGGAGAAGCCTGGTATCCTGGAAGTACCTGGAATAAGTTTGGCAACTATGTTGATATAGAAGTGGATAACGAAAGGTATCATGGTAGATCTGATTATCCAGAAATAGGCGGTTGTTATTATGCTTCTAGATTAGGTGTGACGGAATTCTTGGCAAGCAGAAAGAGACAAGCCACTGCAATATTATGGAGGGAGATATATGAAGGATTTAACTTGCCAGTAGGTGTTTGGTTTGTTAGGGAAAACGTTAAGGAAATGTTTAAAGGTAAGCCAGTAGTATTTGACGACATAAGTACTGCCTTAAATTTCGTTAAAAGATTATTAAGATCTGATTTAAAGCAGTGGTTAAGTAAGTCATTACTCTCCTTTAATACCATTGATAAGTGGTTAAAATGA